The Rhodospirillales bacterium genome contains the following window.
TATCTCGGCATGCTGCTCGATCGCGCCACCTCGCGGCTGACCCTGATGGCCTCGGCCGAAGGCGGCATGGAGATCGAGGAAGTCGCCGCCAAGCATCCCGAAAAAATCATCAAGGTTTCGATCGACCCGGCGGCCGGCTTCATGCCCTATCACGGGCGGAAAATCGCCTACGGCCTCAAGCTCGAAGGCAAGCAGATCGCGAGCGCCATCAAATTCATCTCCGCCATGTACAAGGCCTTCGTCGATCTCGACTGCTCGATCGTCGAAATCAACCCGCTGGTGGTGACCCAGGCCGGCGACGTGGTGGCGCTGGACGCCAAGATGAACTTCGACGACAACGCGCTCTATCGCCACGCCGACGTCGCGGCGATGCGCGACGAAAACGAGGAAGACCCGGCCGAGCGCGAGGCGTCCAAGCACGAACTCAACTATATCCGGCTCGACGGCAACATCGGCTGCATGGTCAACGGCGCCGGGCTCGCCATGGCGACCATGGACATCATCAAGCTGCACGGCGGCGCGCCCGCCAACTTCCTCGACGTCGGCGGCGGCGCCTCCAAGGAGCGCGTCACCGAGGCGTTCAAGATCATCCTCGCCGACAAGAACGTGCAGGCGATCCTGGTCAATATCTTCGGCGGCATCATGCGCTGCGACGTGATCGCCGAAGGCGTGGTCGCCGCCGCGCGCGAGGTGCACCTCGGCGTGCCGCTGGTGGTCCGGCTCGCCGGCACCAACGTCGACAAGGGCAAAAAGATTCTCGCCGACTCGGGCCTGCCGATCATTTCCGCCGATGATCTCGACGACGCCGCCAAAAAGGCCGTCGCGGCGGTGAAGAAAAGCAAGGGGCGCTGACCATGTCCGTCCTCGTCGACAAGAACACCCGCGTCATCTGCCAGGGCTTCACCGGCGCCCAAGGCACCTTCCATTCCGAACAGGCGATCGCCTACGGCACCAAGATGGTGGGCGGCGTCACCCCCGGCAAAGGCGGTACCAAGCATCTCGGCCTGCCCGTGTTCGACACGGTCGCCGAGGCCGCGGCCAAGACCCGCGCCAACGCCTCGGTCAT
Protein-coding sequences here:
- the sucC gene encoding ADP-forming succinate--CoA ligase subunit beta encodes the protein MNIHEHQAKELLARYGVAVLKGGVAFTPDEALKRAEALPGPVWVVKSQIHAGGRGAGRFKDNPQGKGGVRIVKSIADVKANAAEMLGHVLVTKQTGPAGKEVKRLYVEDGCAIARELYLGMLLDRATSRLTLMASAEGGMEIEEVAAKHPEKIIKVSIDPAAGFMPYHGRKIAYGLKLEGKQIASAIKFISAMYKAFVDLDCSIVEINPLVVTQAGDVVALDAKMNFDDNALYRHADVAAMRDENEEDPAEREASKHELNYIRLDGNIGCMVNGAGLAMATMDIIKLHGGAPANFLDVGGGASKERVTEAFKIILADKNVQAILVNIFGGIMRCDVIAEGVVAAAREVHLGVPLVVRLAGTNVDKGKKILADSGLPIISADDLDDAAKKAVAAVKKSKGR